The region taaaatgactAAATAGATGCTTCACATATCTGGATGCTAAattcatatatatattcatatatatatatatatatatatatacatatacatatatatatatatatatatatatatatatatatatatatatatatatatatatatatatatatatatatatatatatatatatatatatatatatatatatatgtatatataattaataatacatttagaaatataaaaacatgctaTATGAACTATAGGTGAGacgaaatgaaaaaaataaaaatgcttacTTGTATGTTCAGGTGAGCATCATGGTGGATTCATATTCAGCTCCAGGTATGTGTATGACCTGACCACCTCACATTAACCTCATCCAAGGACTTTGGCCTCCAGAATCCCACCAGCTCTTTAGTCTTGAAGGTGTTCAGCTGCTGATGATTTGCTTTGTACCATGTcacaaaattcaattcaattaaattcaaaatagTTTATTAATCACTGTGAAGTGTTGACCTGGGTTGTGGATGAGAACTCCCTTCCTAGTGAAAACAAATCAGTCTCACTAACACTAATGCTATTGATAAAAATAAAGCTAACAATAATAAGCTAAGTTTGTAATACATGTATTTGAGGAGACTTCTAATAGCAGAGTCCTGTCTGTCCTTCTGTCTTTCTTTGCATTGCTGCATGTCTCTGTCTCAGTCTACCTGTCTACCTATCCAGATCCATAGatcctggttttcttatggtacaccagacaaacgaacatgaGGATCTTTCAATACCCATGCTACTGCCTTTGGGAAGATTTTTAGCCTCATTGTGTTGGGTTTCAAATCAATCAGACACAGGATCTCAGTGGTAACTGTACTGTGGGGATCTAAGTCACTCATATTATGATTTAGATTTGTGTTGAAGTTGAAATGATAAGCACATTCAGTCTAATTTCAGGCTTTTAAATGAAACAAACTGTGGGATGTAGGGCATAGTTCAGTTCCAGTCAACTTATGTCACTTAAATCCATTTTTGTTCAATTATTAAGTGTCCTATTTTCATCAACATAGATTAGTAGCTCCAGTAATAAAGATTTGTAATCTCAAACGCTGCATGTCTCTGTCTCAGTCTACCTGTCTACCTATCCAGATCCACCTGTCTGCTCTAATTGAGCTTATCTTCCTGTCTTTAGCttatctttttctcttcttttctcttgcAATTTATCAACTCAATATTGTTCAGTGATTCATTACACAAAAAACCcaacactaaaggctgatttatggttctgcgttaaatcgacggcgttaaatcgatttaacgcggaaccataattcaggcttaaaacatttgatttgatttgatttatttaatttttgtacatgtaaaaaaaaaagaaacaacacttcatgagaagttcaagaaaaacaacaacaatacaaaacaaagaatttcatccctTAAAACTTGCTTACTTGATTTAcaggtgccaaaaaaggagtaggaagaagtgtaaacgtatttagtcctaccccattcactgatcatttaacctgtatttataaatattcacacactgtactcacactgctaagtaacagtattattattattattattattactattatatactgtatactcacacacatccttatacatacatttgtacacacacacatatatatatatatatatatattacatacatacatacatacatacatacatacatacatacatacatacatacatacatacatacatacatacatacatacatacatacatacatacatacatacatacatacatacatacatacatacatacatacatacatacatacatacatacatacatacatacatacaataaaTGCGCGCGCTTGTTGCGTCCCCTGTTCCGTCACTTCCGCCCTGCGCGGGCTCTGCTAACGCTGCTAACCAACCAGAGCCGAGAACATTCACCGCTTCAGCAAACAGGTCAGGTCGTGTCAGCAAAACCTCCGCGTCCCGCCAGCCGATCCCCGCCGTAGACGATGCGTCCCGTCCCCGACCCCCGTCTGGCAGCGCTGTGAAACAAAAACCCCCGTCGGTTGTTGACATTCATGGAGCTGTGACAGCGCCTTGGCGGCGAGCTGAGTCCTCAGCTTAACTtctccctctctgtctctctccgcGGAAGTTTTTTCTTGTGCTATGCATTTACAAACACTGTGGAGTTGAGTGACCGGTTGTGATGAAGCTGCAGTGCGATGTGGAGGTGGTGAGCCGGCTCCTGCCCTCGTACGGGATGAGGGGTCGCGGGAAGGGGAGCAGAGCCGTGCTCTCCATCGGGAAACACCCGGACAAGAGCAGCCCGAGAACCAGCATTTACCTGATGATCTGCACGGCCAAGGACCGGGCTGGAGCCAAGTACAAGGTCTGTACGCTGGTGTTACTGCAGTCATGGTTAGTTCTGCCACTGTTACACCATGTACGGGGTTGTCACAACCACAGGTCCTTTGTGTGTGGCCTCTAGATGTTCATACTGTtaagattttatgaaattgttaaaagtatgaggggtttttttctgtaagattgtagtcttttttttcataataatattttattgattttcagtaTCAACATAAAAGGTATAaatcaaaaacagaatacaatacaaacaaaaacaaaaggaaaaaaagggggaaaaaagaaaagggcaatCGACACATCtaagataagataatataagatatccttttttttctccctcagtggggaaacttatttttgttgtcagcagtacacttagcacacacatgcaggggaggggtaaaaagactgaaaagtcagaaataaaaaatacaaaaaatatatataaaatatgtataatatcTGTATCTATAGATACAACACAGTTactatgtaaaaataaaaaagttatattATGTAGTACACACAGCACACACCAAGCACATCAGAAGGTAAACTGCAAGAGTACAGCTGGGGGTCTAAAATCCAAAGAATCACTTCCTTTATAAATCAAGGCAGATAGATCCCTGGGCAAATGGTCTATGAGAGGCCACCACATTTTCATGAAGCTATCTtctctattttttaatttggcACTGAGTCTTTCCATCGGAAGAACTCTGTAGATTTCTCTATACCATTGGGTTACTGATGGAGGTTTCTCATGAATCCCATTGAACAGAATGCATTTTCTAGCTACGCAGAGAAGTAGCTTGGCATTACCAGGATCCAATGTAAGATTGTAGCCTGATGGTTGCTCTCAGCGCAGAACCACCTCCTGTTTTTATGACCAGACTgattagctgagttcttctttaggtgaggacggtgaagaggaacgggcgtttaagattgatgggtcccctcctgtttttctctgggttttggttgtcgtagatctttgctgggttggcatgtcagattagagatagacaacagaaaatatatggctgaaagtgtgacatgtttaagtttctttcactGCAGTTGGCCTCCCAGATACGGTTCAACATCGGCTCCTAcaacgtacaaaacacctccctttttcagtataaatatgactggattgatgacAACAGTGTACATTTCTCTCTTACCTATGTGGTTTGAGGAAAGTttacctccggctggaaaacattgtgcatgatataataatttGCGTTGAAGTTGAAATGATAAGCACATTCAGTCTAATTGCAGTCTTTTAAATGAAACAAACTGTGGGATATAGGGCATAGTTCAGTTCCAGTCAACTTATGTCACTTAAATCAATTTTTGTTCAATTATTAAGTGTCCTATTTTCATAAACATAGATTAGTAGCTCCAGTAATAAAGATTTGTAATCTCAAACGCTGCCCCAGGGGCTCATGAGAGCTGTCAGTCTGTGATTTTAAAGAGCCAAAGATCTCTAAAACTGCTTTGTTGACAAATAGTTCAGCTGAAACACACTAATCCAGTCTGGACTTGCCCAGTGAGTGCTCTGGGTTGAATCATGAAGCACACCCTCCCATCTTAAACTTGTGAAATGTATTTTTCCACTGCTCAAGTTTGCCAATTTCTGTTTCAGCTGAAAGACAACATAGAGAAGTTCTTCACTTGGTTTGTAGAGGAAGGCAAGGCCACTGTGCGGTTAAAGGAGCCAGCAGTTGACATTTGTTTGAGCAAGGTATGACCTCTTTCATGGTGTAATTACTGTCCGAGGAAGAAAAGTGTTCATGTgtgaggatttttttctttctttctcagcaCAATATTTTAAAGTATACATTAAGAAACAAGTCAGGCTATTCAGTTGCTCATTTATCCACCAaatgtacacatacacacacatactttgGTTTTTCACTACATTGAATACCACGACAAACACCAGGCTGTTCTCATTTGTTGAAAAGCCCAGAATGCACTTATTACAGTTGGTAATTAATCACCTAAAACTTTATTCATTGCCAACTAATTGCCATCACTCCGCAGTTGTATAAACCCACCACCAGAAATGAGGTCCTCCTACATTAAAGCTGGCACTAACACTATCCTGCACGTCTGTGAAATTAAATTGATTAGCTGTGTGAAGGTGTTCAAAACTCTCACACGCTGTTCTTTCTGTCCTACTGACATCTATATTCCCTACAGCACAGACACCATCCTGTTCATTGAAAAGAACTGTGTCGAGATATTCTAGGCCAGTCAATTCAGGTtagatatttccagaaagcCGGTCAAAGAAAACCAACCATCTTGGCAGCTTAGTTAAAGCTGCTCTACGTATGTGTTACCTGGTCATTCTACTGACAatctatgtatttatttgcaggCTGATGCAAATAGCTTGAAGAATTTCCTGTCAGCAGCTCGTTTGGCAGATCGGGGAAGTGACACGAGCAGCCTTCCTCTGTCCACGCTGACTCCTGTTCGTGCCAGAGATGTAGAGCAACCAAAGAAGAAGCTCGCAATCATGTCAAAGAAGGATTATCCACTCACATCTAATTTTCCCTACTCTCTGGAGCAGCTGCAGGTCTCCTACTGCAAACTGTCACGGGTGGACATGCGGATGTTGTCCCTCAAAGGTACAGAGAGTTAAGTGGGTTGATGATCTGCAAGAAATTGCGTTTTGTAcacctttgtttgtttttttgtgttttattcttctttaCATCTACAACCACTATATGATAGTACTCAGctgggttataatagttttgaatttttcattttagtttaattttattcgttttgactttttctccttcaattcagttagttttaattcgtttttagtgtgggtttgctagtttttattagtttttatattttcaaaaatgcttagttttaatttagtttttattagatttagttttagttttagttttgacgtcacggaccgtgaggcgttaagctgccgtagctgccagttggagataaacggccagagcggaataaattgatcataccaagaggcttatattgacagggacgaaaacggagaaaattatatctataatttcagttagttttagttagttttctaaacacgcaatatagtttcagttagttatcgtttttgtcttttaattttcgtttttattttgttcagttaacgaaattgttttttcaattttagtttttgttattttgttcgttttcgtgaacgataagaACTCTGGTACTCAGTAAAGATTCTCAAGCAACCATGTAACTAAATGGCTGGCATTCTGCTGTATGTAATCTTGTTTCtccttgtttttctgttttttttccagctttACGCAAACTGGACCTCAGCAACAACCACATCAAAAAACTTCCTGCCACTATCGGTGACCTCAGCTGCCTCTCTGAACTCGTCCTTCACAACAACCACCTGGAGGCCGTGAGCGAGGCCCTCTGCCTGTCCACCCTGCAGCGGACCCTCCAGGTCCTGGACATCAGCCAGAATCGGCTGCGGACCCTGCCCTCTCAGTTCTGCCAGCTCAGAGAACTAATAAACCTCAAACTAGACGACAACGAGCTCGTGTGTTTGCCGTTCCACATAGGCCGGCTTTCAAAGTTGAAGTACCTGTCTGCTGCACATAACCAACTGGCTGCTCTTCCTGGTGACTTTCGGAAGCTGAGTCTGGAGAACCTGGACCTGTTTGGAAATCCATTTGTCCAACCCAACCCTCTGGACCACACAATGAAACTTACATTCCCCCTTCCACTCCAAGAAATAGCCACCAGAGCTGCAGCTAATCTCAGGTGAGAtttgatcagaggtgtcaaaagtattcacattcattactcaggtagaagtatagatactagagtttaaaaatactcctgtagaagttgaagtatcagctcaagttttttactcaagtaaaagtataaaagtactggtttcaaaagtacttaaagtgtaaaagtaatgtaaggggggaaaaagccattttaaaatgaatgcatcttagtataacgcaaatatattaaagaaccataaatgtgtactattgagcattaacatgtgtttcagagagcagaagatatgatgactagttgcctataatgtattgtaatggtgcaaaaagtcaaacttcagaggcatgttatcatttatcctaacctttattggaatgtacatccaagtttagttgcaggaatctgagggaacggatgtaagaacaaaactggacaagaacatctgaaacaaccacaaccaaattcactctatccggatggagcaatttaactggatagttttttttttaaagaccgaaattaaatagagtaacgaggctgtttttaaaatgtaaggagtaaaaagtacagataattgcgtgaaaatgtaaggagtaaaagtaaaaagtcgtctgaaaaataatcactccagtgaagtatagataaccaaaatttctacttgagtaaggtaacgaagtatttgtacttcgttacttgacacctctggatttGATGTCCAgtttacatttcttttcttgttccCAAGGTTTAACAccttttttaaaactaaaaccttttttttctttctctttttgtttatgATTTACCTCCAGGATTCCTTATGGACCTCACCTTATCCCTGCCCACTTGTGTCGGGACCTTGATTTAGCCAAGACTTGTGACTGCGGCCGTGCCTGCATCAACTTTTACATCAAGACGGCCGTGAGCATGAACCTGCACCAAGTCTCTCACACCGTGGTGCTGGTGGACGACATGGGAGGCACAGACGCACCTGTACAACAGCACTTTTGCTCTCTCTCCTGCTACTCTGAATTTTTAGACAGCTCCCTCCAGAGAGGAATCAGATGAGCAGGAACATTGAATTGCGTGCTGTGAAGGCTGCAATACTTTGTGTTGCGAAATGCTGTAAGACGGTATGTGACGATGACGGTGACGAGAGCAAGTTGTGATAGATAGTTGCCCAACAAGGTGGATTCCTGACTCTTTAAAGAGAAGACAGTATGGGCTTTGTTATGCTTTGTTTTTAAAGATGCTTCAAGCTGCTTGTTTTACTCTCGCATCCAACTTACAAAGTATTTTTCTTGTGTCAGAACATAGTAAGGGACAGCCTCTCCTCCATGTGTGCTGCTGGCAAGTTTCTTGAATATCTTGTCTTTTACTATTCTTCTTACCTTTTAGAGCACATTGCAGGTTGTCATTATTACTTATTACATCACATCAGGGAAATAAAGACGTAAGACAAATTTCCTGAACACAGTGCCTAAAGGGTTCATAAGCAGTAGCTACTAGTGCACTGTACTAATGACCCAAAAGTTTTATAAAtgcatgaaaaaataaataaataaaagtattcATTGTTATGCCTTCAGTGTTTTATTCTGTTGTACGTTTTAATTATATTTGTACATGttgattttagttttaaatttGGTTTCAGTGGATGAAAATGAACCTCAAGTTTTTTTAACGTGTTTTATACAAAACTAtttactaactgaattgaaaatTTCCACTGACTGTCAAAACTGTTGAGTTCATCAGTCCAGTTCATACATCATTTTGTTCTGGAAGTTGAACCCGGCTGATGTGGAATGGTCACTGATTACCGTCTCAGTCCCATCTGCATCAATCTCTCTCAATAATGCAGTTGGTGGCTTCTTGTCGTGCCCTGTAGTTTGGAAGATTTGCTTTGTTTGCAGGTCGTCTTCATCTAGCTCCTCCTTGCCCACGTTCTTATCAGAGTCAGAGGTGAGCTCTGCAGAACAAGGATCTGCTTCAGGCATCCTTCTGGGCTTAACACCTCCCTCTGAAATGCACACCTTGTATTTCTGTGCTCTGGCTGACGCAGCAGGGTTGAACGAAACCTCACTGGACACGGGATTCTGAAGTGCAACATCCGTTCCCACCTATTacagaaaatggcaaaaaagaaaaatagatttAGATGGGGCCGATTCCTCAGCCTTGTATCCGCAGTATCATTAATATGTTGTCTCACCTGAATGTTTCTTTGTACATGTTTTGTTGTTTCAGTCTCCTCTTCTGGACGCTTCAGTTTGGTTAATGACTCTGGTGTACTAAAGGAGGGGTTTGGTTCTTTTATCTCTCTTAGAAAACTGGAGTGTTCTTTGTTTCTTAAAATGTGCTGCTTTTCAGTTTGAGGTGAAGCCTCAGATCTAACAACCCCAGAGATTCCTAATTTCAGGATGGAAGTTTCACTTGCTTCGGGAGAATCCACTGACCCTGCTGATGCATCACATTCCC is a window of Cololabis saira isolate AMF1-May2022 chromosome 16, fColSai1.1, whole genome shotgun sequence DNA encoding:
- the lrr1 gene encoding leucine-rich repeat protein 1, which translates into the protein MKLQCDVEVVSRLLPSYGMRGRGKGSRAVLSIGKHPDKSSPRTSIYLMICTAKDRAGAKYKLKDNIEKFFTWFVEEGKATVRLKEPAVDICLSKADANSLKNFLSAARLADRGSDTSSLPLSTLTPVRARDVEQPKKKLAIMSKKDYPLTSNFPYSLEQLQVSYCKLSRVDMRMLSLKALRKLDLSNNHIKKLPATIGDLSCLSELVLHNNHLEAVSEALCLSTLQRTLQVLDISQNRLRTLPSQFCQLRELINLKLDDNELVCLPFHIGRLSKLKYLSAAHNQLAALPGDFRKLSLENLDLFGNPFVQPNPLDHTMKLTFPLPLQEIATRAAANLRIPYGPHLIPAHLCRDLDLAKTCDCGRACINFYIKTAVSMNLHQVSHTVVLVDDMGGTDAPVQQHFCSLSCYSEFLDSSLQRGIR